A stretch of DNA from Pigmentibacter ruber:
AAATTGGGCACTCAGGTCTATCATTTCCCTGACAACATTTAACTAAATTTTCTAATGTACTTAACATAGCTTTAAGCTGTTCCATTTTATTCTGTAATTTTTCAATATGTTTCTGAGCTATTTTTTTTACATCTTGATTGCTTCTTTTCTTATTTTTCCATAAATCTAAAAGTTTTTTTATTTCATTTATTGAAAAACCCAACTCACGAGCGCTTTTAATAAATAATAATACTTGAACATCATTTTCTTGATATAAACGATAACCGGCTTCAGATCTTTTTAGTTTTGTTAACAATCCTTGCTCTTCATAATAGCGGATCATCTTTATATGGATCCCACTTTTCTTTGCTGCAACACCAATGCTAAAAAAAGACATATTACCTTTTCTTTCAATTTAAAATATTTCTACTTTAACTTCCATTTTTTTAAAAACAACGAATTCGTAACAACACTAAAACTACTAAACGCCATAGCAAAACCAGCAAACATAGGATTTAAAAATCCCATAGCGGCTAATGGAATACCAAAGATATTATAAATAAAAGCCCAAAATAAATTTTGTTTAATTTTTTTATAAGTTTTTTGTGAAATATCTATCGCTTCAAAAACTAGAGAAGGATTGTTACTCATTAAAGTAATACCAGAAGCATGAATAGCAGCATCGGTTCCAGCTCCCATAGAAATTCCTACATTTGCTGCAGCAAGAGCAGGAGCATCATTAATTCCATCCCCAACCATAGCAACTAAACCATACTTAGCTTTTAAATTTTGAATAATATTTAATTTTTCATCAGGTAATACATTAGCATAAACTTCATCAATACCAACCAATTTTGCAACATAATTGGCACTTCCTAAATTATCTCCAGATATCATTACTGTTTTAATATTCAAAGCTTTTAATTTTGCAATCGCCTCACTCGCATTACTTTTTATGATATCTCTAAAAATAAAGATACCTAGTAATTTACTACTTTCATTGTTACTTTCTATCAAGTAAGAAATCGTACTGCCAAAATTTATATTTTTAGCAACTAATGCATTTTGATCTTCACTTAAAAATAAATTATGTTCATGCAATATTTTCTCACTACCTAAAATAAATGATTTACCAAGATAATTTCCTATTATACCTTTACCAATAATTGCATTTAATGAATTAAATTTAAAACTTTCAATTTTATTTTCTTTCGCATAAGTAAGAACTGCTTTTGCAAGTGGATGTTCGCTTCCTGATTGCAATCCTGCAGATAAGGAAAGAATTTCTTTTTTTGAAGAATTTATATTTATAGTATCTATTAATTTAGGTTGCCCGATAGTTAATGTTCCAGTCTTATCAAATGAAACAACTTTTAAAGCGTGAACTTGTTCTAAAGCTTCAGCATCTTTAATTAAAATTCCGTGCTTTGCAGCAACTCCAGTTCCTACCATAATCGCTGTTGGAGTCGCTAATCCTAAAGCGCAGGGACAAGCAATTACCAGTACAGCAATAGCTTTCAATGCCGCATCTAACCAATTGTTGCTCACTATTCCCCAAGTTATAAAAGTAATTAATGCGATGAGAAGTACTATTGGAACAAAAATAGAACTCACTTTATCTACTAATTTTTGAATAGGAGCTTTTTTTGCTTGTGCTGTTTCAACCATTTTTATAATTTTTGCCAGAAGAGTTTCTGTCCCAATTGCAGTGGTCGTTACTTTTAAAAATCCACTTCCATTTAAAGATCCACCTGTAATTCTATCACCTTCACTTTTTTCAACTGGCAAACTTTCTCCAGTTATTAAAGACTCATCAATTTGCGAATGCCCTGATAAAATAATGCCATCAACAGGAATAATTTCACCCGGTCGTACTAATACAATATCGTCAGTTTTTACATCTTCTATTTTTACTTTAATTTCATTTCCATCTTGAAAGATTGTCGCATTATCCGGACGAAGATTTTCCAAAGATCTTATTGCTTCAGAAGTTTGAAATTTTGCTCTATTTTCTAAGTATTTTCCAAATAAAATAAGGGTAATAATAGTTGCTGAGCTCTCAAAATATAAATGCATATCAGCTAAATTATTGCTATAGTATTGATAGCACACTTCAATAATACTTAATAAATATGCCGCAGATGTTCCAATGGCAACCAATAAATCCATGTTTGCATTTTTAGCTAAAATAGCCTTAAAAGCTGAGCGATAAAAACGAAAACCAAAAATGAATTGCACAATAGAAGCTAAAATAATTTGTAACCATATATTTAACTCAATATGAATAGAAAAAAACATGAAAAACATAGGTAACAATAATGGAAAAGTAAAGAGTGCTGATAATAAAAGAATTATTTTTTCTTTCTGCATTTTCTTTCTTAAATCAAAACTTTGATTTGCTTTATTGTTATCAAATATTTTTGCCTTATAACCACTTTTTTCAACTGCTCGGATGAGATCTGAAATTTTAACCTCCGCAGAGATTTTCACTTGAGCTTTTTCAGTTGCTAAATTTACGCTCGTTTCAGTTACGCCATTTACCGCAGCTAAAGCCTTTTCGACATGATTAACACATGAAGCACAAGTCATACCTTGCACTTCTAAAGTAATTATTTTTGAGTCATTATTATCAATTAAGCTCATATTAAACACCTTTTAATGAATATTAATTCAATAATTTAACTTTGTAACCTAAATTATTTATAACATTAATAACTTCATCAATTTTATTTTTATCTTTAATTTCAATCACTAAAAGTTTTTTATCTAAAAATACAGAATATTTAGATATAAAACTAACAGAATTAAGCTCTTTAGAAATTTTATTAACACAAGAATTACAATTCATACCTTCAATATTTAAATTAAAAACTGAAATATTTTCAATACTATCTTTTTTAAATATGCCTTTTAATTTTTCAAACATAAAACCTCCTAATTCATAGCTACCCTAACAAGTATAAAGTCTCCCATTATAGGAGAGTCAAGATTTTTTTATATTTTTTTTTATCTATTTATCTTTTGAAAATTTAGTGTTATTCTAAATAGTTAAATTTAAATTTCATTGAGTTGGAAAGACTTCTTTTATAAGGATAATAGTCATGAATTATCATAGTGTTATATTATGTCATTTTGATTTATTAAACTTAAAAACTCCTATTGAGCAGAAATTATTGAATTTTTATAAGGCAAAAATATTTGCAAAAAATTGTTGTAACAAAGAAAAAGTAACTGACCCTCAAAAAATTGAACAAGTTTACAAAGATGTATTTGAAAAATTTTCAAAATATGCAATTTCAGAGGATCGTATTCAAAAAATGCAAAATGTTATGTTAGATACTAATCCTGAAAACTTTATCTCAGAAGACAATTATTACCCAGAATTATTTCCAAATTTAGCTGAAAGTCCACTTGGAATTGATATTTATGCTAGATCGTTATTATTTAATAAAATAGCCATAAATGTATTAAATCAATTTTATCCGGATGATTTAAAAAAACCTGATGACATAATCCATGTTACTAATACTGGTTACTTATCTCCAGGTCCTGTGCAAACATTTGTAGATCAAAAACAATGGTTCAATACTTGCGTTACCCACTCCTATCAAATGGGTTGTTATGGAGCATTTCCAGCTGTACGTATGGCGAGCGGATTTTTATATTCTTCCTGGAAAGGTTTTCAACACGCTAAGAAAAAATTACACATTGATATTGTGCATACTGAAGTATTTTCTTTACATACTAATGTGGACGAAATAACTCCAGAAAATATTATCAATATGACTCTATTTGGAGATGGATTTGTAAAATATTCTGCTTATATAAGTAATGAATTTGATAATTTAAATACTAGTGGACTAAAAATTTTGACAAATTATGAAGAGGTATTTCATAATTCAAGTGAAAATTTATATTGGATACCAGATAAACATCATTTTTATTTTTATCTTTCAAAAAATGTTCCACATGTGATTAAGAAAAACATTCTTAATTTTGTAATTAATTTATGTGATCAAATTGGCATAAATTTTTTAGAGAATAAAAACAACTTCATCTATGCAGTTCATCCTGGTGGTCCCAAAATTGTTCAATATGTCCAAGAAATGCTAGAATTAACAGATGAACAAATGCAAATCTCACGCAAAACATTTTTCAATCACGGCAATGTAAGCTCTTCAACAATTCCAATTGCATGGAAAGATATAGTTGAAGACAATTCAATCCCTAAAGGACAAAAAATTATTACAATAGGTTTTGGTCCTGGTATCACAGCAAGTGGTCTTATTTTTGAAAAGATATGATGAAATAACTTCATGACAAATATTTTAAATTATTATTATAATTTTAAAATTATATAGAATTGGATAAATAAAATTTTATTTAAAATAATTATTCAATACAGAAAATAAAATTTTTTGCAAATTTATTTGACAAATTTAAATTAAATATTTATCATAAAAATAAAATAATTTAAAATTTAATAGGATTTTTATTTTTATGCCTTTTAAAATAAACATATTTATATTTTTTTCTACAATTTTATTTCTTAACAACTCATTTGCAAATGAAATATATGTTATATGTTCAAATTTAAAAAATGACTGGAAATGGCTGAACAAGGGGAATGTAAAAATAGATGGTAATTTAAAAACAAAATATCTTACACAATCTCTATATTTTAATTACTTCATTCTTAATGGCGGTATAGAGACCTATAAGAATTTGAAAAATAGATGCTTTGATGAATTTAAAACTGAATATGTCTATCCACAACCTCTAAACAAATATTCAAATAAATGGATTCCATTTGCTGAAAGTGATGAGATATTATTTCCTGGAATAATATCATATACAGACCATAATTTTCAATTGAGAGTATATTATAGAAATTCTAAAAATAAATTTACTTAAATGATCTTTACACAGTTGATCTTACTGCTAAAAAAATTATTTCCTATATAAGAAAAACTATAATAGATTGATTTTTAAATTTTATGAAAATAAACAATTTTTTTTTATTAAATATGCATATCGAAATTTGTCATTCTTAAAAATATCAAAAATATATAATTTTTGATATTTTTTTTTAAAATCATAAATTTTATTTAATTACTAAAAATTAAATTTAATTATTGAAATTTAATTGTTTTATAACTTAGATATTTTCATTTTTATATAGCTTCCTTTAAATTTTTCTAAAAGAACTATTGACTGTTTAAATAATTTATAATAACGATAAAAAATAAATTAAGTTTTAAAAATTTCAACAAAAACAAATTGTTTTAATACTAACTTAAAATAATAAATTAATCTTTAAAAATTATTTTAATTAAGTATTAAAAAAGGGAAGAAATATGAAATTATATCTATCTATTGTTATTATCGCTTCACTTACTCTAATCTCATGTTCTAAAAAAAATTCAGAAAACTCTGAAACTTCTAATACTTCTTCAATCCAGAAAACATACTTGTCAAACCTCTTAGAACATCATGACTCACATACCAGTATTATTGGAAAAGGCTATAATTCTGTAGATAAAACAATAAAGAATAATTGTTTAGATAATACTTATCATGAATTTATTCAAAGCGGAAAATCAGAAGTTAATTTTTTTAATAATTTATCCTCCGAAGAATTAAGCGAAAAGTTAAATATAAATGTCAATGGCAAATTACATTCTCCTCAGGGTGAAGTTTCCATTGATTCAAACTTTTTAAATATGTTGAATACTAACGAAGCAAGCTCGACAGTTACGCTTATTGCAAACGTTACAAATGGAAAAAATAGATTGAAAAGAATTAATGAACATTCGCCTGGTTATAAACTAAATGATTTTTATAAATCAATTTTTGACAAAAGTAAGGCTGAATTTATTAAGGTTTGCGGGGATGAAATTATTGATTCACAGAAACTCTCAGCTTATCTTGTAATTACAGCTCGAATAGATTTTAAAAATAAAGCAACAAAAGATAAATTTGAAGCAAAAGTTGGAGGAGGAAAAAATATATTCGAAGAAATAGGAGTAAATGCAAGCTCTTCAATTAGTAATTTGGATGAAAATACAAGAAAATCAATAAAAATAACTGTAGCTGGGTTGCAACTCGGTGGAGAATTTAAACAACTTCAGTCAATTTTGAAAAAAAATGTTTGTAATTTAAACCAAGTTGAGCAATGTAGCCAAATGTTTGATACTATCAACAACTATTTTTCAAATGAATTTATGAATCAATTAGACACTAAAAATGAAAATTCTTGGATTGTTTCTGAAATAAAATCTACTCCTTATTCAAAACTTATTATATTAGATGACAAACTTGAATACTTTAGCGATCAGTTTAATTATGGTTTAAATTATGCTAAATTTTCAGCTAAATTATCTAATATTAAAGAAATTAATTCGGAAGCATTTAAAAATATAAAAAAGATTCTCAGTCATGAATATTACAAACATTTTTCGAATGACGAAAAAAATTACTTATCAGAAAGTTTAAATTCGGCTCAAAATAATATAAATATGGTAGATGAATATTTTTCAGAGTGTAATTCTTCTGAATCATTTAAAGATTGTATAAGAAAATACCAACAATATTTGGATCAAAATTATGTACCTATCGATCAAGAACTTAGAAATGCAAAAGTAAATAATTATATTGCATCATACAATACAGGAATTCATACATTCGAAATTAACAATAACGTGTTTTATAAAAAAGAAATAGATAAAAATATTTTTCCAGAATCTGGAAATCTAAGCTACATATTTCTTAATGAATATGACGATGAAATAAATGATAATGCAATAGAACTTGTCTGCCAATTAGATTACAGATCTAAGCTGAATAAGGTAAATTCAATTGTATGGTTTTCTAGTTTTATTTCATCACTTCCTACACTATATACTTTGCTTGAAAAGGCAGTAAAGCAAGAATTTGTTGTCCTTGATGTCATCTGGAATAGAAAAGACTCTGATGTGACAACCCACTATATTAAAGATAACTGCGGGAATCATGGAAAACTATTCTTTATATCACACTCACTATCAAACACCAAAAAGATATCAATATGGCAGGTAAAAGAATAGAAAATATACTGACAAAAGTATTTGACTGAGAGTTCCTGATTTTTTTTGAAAATATGAATGGCGGGATGGACGGGACTTGAACCCGCGACCTCCGGCGTGACAGGCCAGCGTTGTAACCAACTCTACTACCACCCCGCTTACAAGAATTACCTGTATGCCATAAACAATTTCTTAATGCAAGTCCCTATCTGATTCTTTGCTTTTTCATTCGGTTATACAGTTATCAATCACACCTTCGCACATTTTTCCTAATTGAAATAAAGAAAGAAACTCAAAATTTGGATTTGAAAATGTTGAATAATTATTTAAAAATAAACTATCTTGGCTTGAGAATTGATAAACAGAAATTCGGCCATTTACAAAATATTGATTGTCTACAAAAAAAGGATGCCATAAGGAATAAAAATGATCTGCTGGTTGTAAAATAGAAAATTGTTCACCAAATTTTTTAATACACATTTCTTTTAATTTTTTGTAACCTTCTAGTCCATCACTTAACTCAAAGTATGAAAATATATGATCTGGGGTAAGCCATTGTGTTTTCCAATAGCCCACAACTTTAACATAATTATTTTGAGAATCACGTAACCATTTCCAATCTAAATTTTTATTCACGCAATTAACATATGTTTCATCAGCAGAAGCAAAATTTTTTAAGGAAAACAAAATAATAGTAATGATGTATTTTTTTAACATAAACCCTTCTAAAAAAAATTATATAAATTATTAATTTTTTTTAGATATATGAATATTTTATTTTGAGCAAGAACAAAAAGGAATTTGAAAAGAACTTAGGAAACTTTACTTAGGTAACAAAATTTCCCAAGTATCTGAGGAGGGTATACTTGGATTAACTAAATTCAATTGATTTCTATATTTTGATAATTCTAAATATATTTTTTTTCTAGTTCTATTTATTCCACCTAAAGGTCTGAAATCTTCACTTCCATGCCACGGTGTAAAAGATAATTCTTCACATATTTTTAAAGCTTCAGATGAATTTGGAGCTTGTTCTTTAGGAATATAAATTGTTGCTACTTTAAAAATATTATTTTTTCCCTTCCAAGTTGTTGGCCACTCAACAGTAGAATCTTCTATGAGATGTTGTTTTGCATCTCTCTGTGGGATAATAAAAAAGTCAAAACAAAATTCACTTCTTGCTAAATTCATGGCTAAGGCATCTCTTAAATAATTATCTTGCCGTTGTTCTTTTGGAATATCAATAAAATTTTGTCCAGTACAAGGCTTGGCAGTAAATTTCATAGCTGATTTATCACCAATTTTGTATGGAGTTTGACTCCAATATTGTGATGCTAATGGATTAGTAGGTGACTTGGATATAGATTTTGTAATAATATCTGCTTCATATGGATTATTTTTTAGCCACTCTTTAAATCCTTCTGGACCACTTTTTCGTGCCATCATGAAAGGTAAGTAATCTTTAGAATTTCTTAAAAAGAAAACGGGATGATCAATCATAATGAAGTCTTGAGTGTTTAATTCGCCATTAGCTTCTTCATAGCTTAGTAAATTTGCTTTAACATCAAGAATTTTTATAGCCATGCCATGCGCATCACCAACTTTATCAGATTTTAATTCACTAGATCCATTTGAAAAACGAAGTATAGCTTTATATTCATCCTTTGTTGAAAAAATCCCTTTTCTGAATTTAGATGGAATATTCGATTCAATTTTAAATTTAGCTGCAACACATCCATGCTGTTTAGCATGAGCATCTCTTTTTGCAGGATGATCTTGCCCTTGTCTATTGTTGTAACCATTTTGCACTACACCTTTTAGAAGTTTTATTAATTGCTCATTAAATTGTTCCTCCTCAGGAGTTGTGGGTATTTCCTCTCCTAGTGATAGTACTTTCTTTCTTTTAATTTCTTGCGAATAAACAGTTTGAGAAAAAAGATATAAAGGGAAAAGCAAGAAGACTATTTTTTTAATTTGCATAAATTACTCCCTTAAAGTTAAAAACAGTTTATAAATTAACTTTTAAATTTAGGCAATTAGCATATATTTTAGAAAAATTTCTTTGGTAACTTTTTAATTCTACAATTTTTTTTAAGCACTCAATGAAAACCAATTAAAATAATATTAATTCAATTTAAAAGTAAATAAGTTAGTTACCAATAAAATATTATTTTAGTTACTTTTATTAAAAAAAGTTTTTCTTAAAATTTTCTATAAGCAAAAATTATTTTTTGGTATTGATTTCTAAAAAAAATAATTTAAATTTGAATTTTTCTTATTTAACTTGAAGGATTTTTATAATGGATAAAAATTTTTGGCTAGAAAGATGGGAAACAAATAATATTCCGTTTCATCTTGAACAAACAAATCCAAGTTTACTTAAATATCAGCATTTTTTTACTGCAAAAACAAATAATAACATATTCCTTCCGCTATGCGGGAAAACATTAGATATTAAATGGTTACTTTCCCAAAATCAAAATATTATAGGTGTTGAACTTAGCGAAAAAGCAGTCATAGAACTATTTGAAAATTTAGGAGTGAATCCAAAAGTTAGTGTCTTACAGGATATGAAATTGTACTTTACTAAGAATGTCGCAATATATGTAGGAAATATTTTTAGTTTAACTAAAGAATTAATAGGAAATATTGACTACATATATGATAGAGCTGCTTTAGTTGCTTTGCCAAAAGAAGTGAGAATAAAATATACTTCACATTTAATGAATATAACAAATTCGGCTGATCAATTATTAATAACGTATAACTATGATCAAACTCTTATGGACGGCCCTCCTTTTTCTCTGTCGCATAATGAAATTGAAACACACTACTCAAACCGTTATTCCATTAAAATTTTGGAAACTTTAATAATTCCAAATGGTTTAAAAGGAATTTGTCCAGCTACCGAAGAAATATGGTATCTTAAGAAGAATGTTTAATATTTTTTATATAAACTTTTCATACAATAAAACACTTTTACTACTACATAAATACATTGTTTTTTTGTTCCCTTTTTAATGATTTCTTAATCTAGCATTCATAAAATATACAGAATGAGAATTACCATTTTATTCAATATTTTCATTATATTAAATAAATATTTAAATTACAAAAACATTAATATCTTTAATTTTAATTGGTTACTTTAATAGATAAATGAATTGAATTTCAAAGCTTTTATCAATAATAATAACTTTGTAACAATTATATTTTGTTGCTAATTAATCATTATTTTATTTCATTTTATTATAAAGGAATATTTATGAAATTCACTTCTAAAAAAATTTTAGTTTCATTAACTTTAATTTCAGCATTAGGACTCTATTCTTGTAAGAAAAGCTCTAACTCTTCTCCTCAAGAAACAACAGCAGACATCACTCCAGGAGTTATTGTTCCTGAAAAAGATACTAAAAATTTAATTACTGAAGACAAATCATATATATCTGAAGATTTATCTATCGAAGCTTCAACTGAAAAAGACAAAACTACAGGTTCTGTTTACTTTATTTTGAAAGATTCTGACATGAAAGGCGTTTGGGGACAATATAACGTTAAGTCTACAAAATTTGATGTAGAAGCTATCAATGAAGCAACTAAAGAAAAAACTAAAATTAAATTTACTGCTTATAGAGATAATGCATGTGGTTTTGAAAGACAAATGAATGATGGTATTACATGCCCAACTGAAAAACCTGATTTTTCAAGCTTAATAGTTAAATATGATCCAGCAGATAATGCTAAATTAGAAAATGGAATTTTTACAGGAACAATCAACATTCAAGCAAAAGGTTGGCATACACCAAGTTATGAAAAAGACATTACTTTAGAATTTAAAATTAATAATAAATTGGCAAATGTAATTACTGCTACAAAACCTTATGCTTCAAAAGATTTTTCTTTGAAAGCAGCTAACGAAACTAGAAAAAGTTCTGTTTACTTTTTAATCAATGATTTAAAACCAATTTGGGGAGTTGATCAATACAAAACTAAAGGAACAGATTTCAAAGTTTTAGCTCAACATGGTGACAAATTAGTTCAATTAACTCTTACAGGTTACAGAAGTGTTGGAAGTGGTGTAGACTGTGGAATTTTAAATATGAATGATGGAGCAATCTGCTACAACAATTTTGGATCTGTGTTAAATGTAAAATTTGACTCAACAAAAAATCCAAATTTGGCAGAAGGTCTGTACACAGGTAAATTTGAAATATTAGCTAAAGGCTGGCATGTAGACTTTGCTGAAAAAGTTGAATTAGAACTTGCAGTAGAAGTTAAAAAATAACAGCACGAGCTATTAGTTCCTTGGAATAGCGAAAAATGGCGGATAATTTAGATATCCGCCATTTTTATTTTTATCTATAATAAACATAATCACTTATGTTTATTTAATTTTCTAGATATTGCAAAAAATATAAAAAAGTATAATAAAAACTTAACAAGTAAAGGATAAGCCCCTTGTTTGTTTTCTTTTCTATCTAGGATTCATTATGCTTATTTTTTCTAGAGTTTTTAAAACAGTATTTTTTACATGTCTATCTATACAATCAGTATTTGCTAATAATTACAGTAATAAAAAAAATTATTATTTAGAGAAAGTTAGTCAAGTTTTACCAGAATCATCTTTATCAACTTTCTTGTACAAGTATTCTAATGGCTTAACTTTAATAGTAGTCCCACAAACAAAAAATTCATTTTCCACGCTTTTTACAGTTGTAAATGCTGGTAGCAATAAAGAAATTGAAAAAAAAGATGCTGGAATAGCACATTTTCTAGAACATCTATTTTTCCTAGACGCAAAAGGCTCGAAAAATAAGAAATTTGAACAAGAACTGTTGAAATTGGGTGCTGAATTCAACGCTCACACGTATAAAAGATTTGTCAGATTTTATATCAATTTTCCTGCTCCTGCTTTTGACGAAATTTTAAAATTACAAGGAAATATGTTCCAAAATTTAGAAATAAATAGTACTTCATTAGAAAATGAAAGAAACATTGTACTAAATGAGAAATCTATATCTGTAGATAAAGACGATATTTTTTCTAAAACTTCAGAGACATTAAATAAAATTCTTTACCATAAAACACCATACGAAGAAAGTATTCTTGGTTCAGAAGAAAATATTAAATCATTTACTGCTAAACAATTATATGATTTTTATTCTCAACACTATTCTCCCAAAAATACTATTTTTATAGTTGTGGGAAAATTTAATCCAGATAATATTGCGGAAAAAATATACCAAGAATTTAAAAACTGGAAAGCTAAATCAGAAAATCCTGAAAAAAAATATTCTCACAATTTAAATTTTTCAAATTACATTTGCTTTGATAAAAATTTACCAACAAATCGATTCACTTTTGTTTTTAAGAAAGAGAAATTTTCTGAAGAAGATATTATTTATTTTGATATACTAAATTATATTCTGACAAATAAATCAAACTCTTTTGTAAGTGAACTTTACGAAAAAGATTATATTTCAGATTTTTATTTGTATTATAATACAGGAAGCGGCGTTATTGATGACGAGACTGAATTCAACTTTGAAACAAGTGATCCTAAAAATTTTTCAACACACAAAAATGCTCTTTTTAATAAATTAAATGAAATAAAAAATACTAAATTTACCTTTTATGAATTAAATAAAATGAGAGATTATTTAATCAAAAACTCTGCTTTAAATTATGAAAAAAGCTTTAATATTGCTGAAAATATTGCTTTTAATTTTTTTACTTTTAAAACTACAAATCCAGAAGTAAAATTATCTGAGATTATTTCTAATTTAAATAACTCAAATTTTTCAAATTGGATTGAAGAAAATTTTATTAAAAACAAATATTATACAAAAAAATTTCTGCAGGATAAAAAATTAATTAATTTCTGTAAAATTGATGAAAGATAGAAATATGTATATTAAT
This window harbors:
- the cueR gene encoding Cu(I)-responsive transcriptional regulator, yielding MSFFSIGVAAKKSGIHIKMIRYYEEQGLLTKLKRSEAGYRLYQENDVQVLLFIKSARELGFSINEIKKLLDLWKNKKRSNQDVKKIAQKHIEKLQNKMEQLKAMLSTLENLVKCCQGNDRPECPILDKLSRNS
- a CDS encoding heavy metal translocating P-type ATPase, which translates into the protein MSLIDNNDSKIITLEVQGMTCASCVNHVEKALAAVNGVTETSVNLATEKAQVKISAEVKISDLIRAVEKSGYKAKIFDNNKANQSFDLRKKMQKEKIILLLSALFTFPLLLPMFFMFFSIHIELNIWLQIILASIVQFIFGFRFYRSAFKAILAKNANMDLLVAIGTSAAYLLSIIEVCYQYYSNNLADMHLYFESSATIITLILFGKYLENRAKFQTSEAIRSLENLRPDNATIFQDGNEIKVKIEDVKTDDIVLVRPGEIIPVDGIILSGHSQIDESLITGESLPVEKSEGDRITGGSLNGSGFLKVTTTAIGTETLLAKIIKMVETAQAKKAPIQKLVDKVSSIFVPIVLLIALITFITWGIVSNNWLDAALKAIAVLVIACPCALGLATPTAIMVGTGVAAKHGILIKDAEALEQVHALKVVSFDKTGTLTIGQPKLIDTININSSKKEILSLSAGLQSGSEHPLAKAVLTYAKENKIESFKFNSLNAIIGKGIIGNYLGKSFILGSEKILHEHNLFLSEDQNALVAKNINFGSTISYLIESNNESSKLLGIFIFRDIIKSNASEAIAKLKALNIKTVMISGDNLGSANYVAKLVGIDEVYANVLPDEKLNIIQNLKAKYGLVAMVGDGINDAPALAAANVGISMGAGTDAAIHASGITLMSNNPSLVFEAIDISQKTYKKIKQNLFWAFIYNIFGIPLAAMGFLNPMFAGFAMAFSSFSVVTNSLFLKKWKLK
- a CDS encoding heavy-metal-associated domain-containing protein, coding for MFEKLKGIFKKDSIENISVFNLNIEGMNCNSCVNKISKELNSVSFISKYSVFLDKKLLVIEIKDKNKIDEVINVINNLGYKVKLLN
- a CDS encoding 3-oxoacyl-[acyl-carrier-protein] synthase III C-terminal domain-containing protein, with the protein product MNYHSVILCHFDLLNLKTPIEQKLLNFYKAKIFAKNCCNKEKVTDPQKIEQVYKDVFEKFSKYAISEDRIQKMQNVMLDTNPENFISEDNYYPELFPNLAESPLGIDIYARSLLFNKIAINVLNQFYPDDLKKPDDIIHVTNTGYLSPGPVQTFVDQKQWFNTCVTHSYQMGCYGAFPAVRMASGFLYSSWKGFQHAKKKLHIDIVHTEVFSLHTNVDEITPENIINMTLFGDGFVKYSAYISNEFDNLNTSGLKILTNYEEVFHNSSENLYWIPDKHHFYFYLSKNVPHVIKKNILNFVINLCDQIGINFLENKNNFIYAVHPGGPKIVQYVQEMLELTDEQMQISRKTFFNHGNVSSSTIPIAWKDIVEDNSIPKGQKIITIGFGPGITASGLIFEKI
- a CDS encoding catalase family protein; protein product: MQIKKIVFLLFPLYLFSQTVYSQEIKRKKVLSLGEEIPTTPEEEQFNEQLIKLLKGVVQNGYNNRQGQDHPAKRDAHAKQHGCVAAKFKIESNIPSKFRKGIFSTKDEYKAILRFSNGSSELKSDKVGDAHGMAIKILDVKANLLSYEEANGELNTQDFIMIDHPVFFLRNSKDYLPFMMARKSGPEGFKEWLKNNPYEADIITKSISKSPTNPLASQYWSQTPYKIGDKSAMKFTAKPCTGQNFIDIPKEQRQDNYLRDALAMNLARSEFCFDFFIIPQRDAKQHLIEDSTVEWPTTWKGKNNIFKVATIYIPKEQAPNSSEALKICEELSFTPWHGSEDFRPLGGINRTRKKIYLELSKYRNQLNLVNPSIPSSDTWEILLPK
- the tmpT gene encoding thiopurine S-methyltransferase, whose amino-acid sequence is MDKNFWLERWETNNIPFHLEQTNPSLLKYQHFFTAKTNNNIFLPLCGKTLDIKWLLSQNQNIIGVELSEKAVIELFENLGVNPKVSVLQDMKLYFTKNVAIYVGNIFSLTKELIGNIDYIYDRAALVALPKEVRIKYTSHLMNITNSADQLLITYNYDQTLMDGPPFSLSHNEIETHYSNRYSIKILETLIIPNGLKGICPATEEIWYLKKNV
- a CDS encoding M16 family metallopeptidase; translated protein: MLIFSRVFKTVFFTCLSIQSVFANNYSNKKNYYLEKVSQVLPESSLSTFLYKYSNGLTLIVVPQTKNSFSTLFTVVNAGSNKEIEKKDAGIAHFLEHLFFLDAKGSKNKKFEQELLKLGAEFNAHTYKRFVRFYINFPAPAFDEILKLQGNMFQNLEINSTSLENERNIVLNEKSISVDKDDIFSKTSETLNKILYHKTPYEESILGSEENIKSFTAKQLYDFYSQHYSPKNTIFIVVGKFNPDNIAEKIYQEFKNWKAKSENPEKKYSHNLNFSNYICFDKNLPTNRFTFVFKKEKFSEEDIIYFDILNYILTNKSNSFVSELYEKDYISDFYLYYNTGSGVIDDETEFNFETSDPKNFSTHKNALFNKLNEIKNTKFTFYELNKMRDYLIKNSALNYEKSFNIAENIAFNFFTFKTTNPEVKLSEIISNLNNSNFSNWIEENFIKNKYYTKKFLQDKKLINFCKIDER